A genome region from Schlesneria paludicola DSM 18645 includes the following:
- a CDS encoding DUF1559 domain-containing protein yields MPIAGAMIRKKGFTLIELLVVIAIIAVLIALLLPAVQQAREAARRTQCKNNLKQLGLAIHNYHDVYNGLPPAYILIAAATPVNQNFSGIGTKLLPYLDQGPLFNMWDSTTPPIPSVAGTQYSATAAAANMTVVATQLAAWKCPSSTAAATSTAIYPQGTFGNNVPQATYQIPYARGDYSVTTGVAGGYSQYAYNGNPSTQLNGALGVSNNGGVGTWTGLKDITDGTSNTTVLGERTGGTVIYNKTSPTAVAAVMASNYILGNQYGAVLNGVGWGDFLIGEHAIAGTNQDGTQSLVVVGSGADFGGSCAINCTNIRSGGYHSFHTGGAHFLMLDGAVRFISDNISAANFAAAITARNGEVGGLDN; encoded by the coding sequence ATGCCTATCGCTGGTGCGATGATTCGAAAAAAAGGGTTCACGCTAATCGAGTTGCTGGTTGTGATTGCGATCATCGCAGTACTCATCGCGCTATTGTTACCGGCTGTTCAACAGGCCAGAGAAGCCGCTCGGCGAACGCAATGTAAGAACAATCTGAAGCAGCTCGGCCTGGCGATCCACAACTACCACGACGTCTACAACGGCCTGCCCCCGGCCTATATTCTGATCGCGGCAGCGACGCCCGTAAATCAGAACTTCTCAGGCATCGGCACGAAACTGCTGCCCTACCTCGATCAAGGTCCTCTTTTCAACATGTGGGACAGCACAACGCCGCCGATTCCTTCGGTGGCGGGCACCCAATACAGCGCCACCGCCGCTGCGGCAAACATGACCGTCGTTGCCACTCAGCTTGCCGCTTGGAAATGCCCCTCGTCAACCGCAGCAGCGACCAGCACCGCCATTTATCCTCAAGGTACATTCGGCAACAATGTTCCCCAGGCAACCTACCAGATTCCCTATGCCCGCGGCGATTATTCCGTCACAACAGGAGTCGCGGGTGGATACTCGCAGTACGCTTACAATGGGAACCCAAGCACACAGCTCAATGGTGCTCTCGGAGTCTCCAACAACGGCGGCGTAGGTACCTGGACCGGACTGAAAGACATCACCGATGGCACGTCAAATACGACGGTTCTGGGAGAACGAACAGGCGGCACGGTGATTTACAACAAGACGTCCCCGACGGCAGTGGCGGCGGTCATGGCGAGCAACTACATCCTGGGAAACCAATATGGCGCGGTACTAAACGGTGTCGGATGGGGTGACTTTTTGATTGGCGAACACGCGATCGCGGGAACCAATCAAGATGGAACTCAAAGCCTGGTTGTTGTGGGATCAGGTGCCGATTTTGGTGGCTCTTGCGCCATCAATTGCACCAACATTCGTAGCGGAGGCTACCACTCGTTTCACACGGGCGGCGCACATTTCCTGATGCTTGACGGCGCCGTGCGATTTATCTCGGACAATATCAGCGCCGCAAATTTCGCCGCGGCAATCACTGCGAGAAACGGTGAAGTTGGCGGTTTGGACAACTAA
- a CDS encoding beta strand repeat-containing protein translates to MVFSWLQNLKRGLIKGSVRNRSSQFRRGVRIVGQNSAPATIEMLERRLMLTNATPVIAITTAIFSVNQGSSADFGGIAFSDDSGGNNEQVTLSVAHGTLLIDTTVSGGITGAQITGNGTSTVTITAPLAAINNTTQPYPFGHIKYTPNINFSSSETLTVTINDLGNTGGNQLTATKTKNIGVVPVTQPPVGTSNTVASLENSSYTFTAADFGYTDPNNSPAYNFTNVKITTLTNGSGTLTKNNVAVHAGDFISVADITAGKLVYTPNAFGYGANYASFTFQVQSDGNTNFGASNLDTTPRLMTINVTQVNQAPTITAPSTASTNSNVPLVVSGITFTDIDSGGLDETYTFSVAHGILGLNTSVLGGITAGQVTNNNSGSLTVTATLAQINATLADAAGLVYTPTSQYFGPDTLSLGINDGGHTGVGGVKTATASVALTVVQVNQAPSITAPSSGSLFENDSLIVTGIQFADSDSNGLDEVYTLSVAHGTLSLLTGVSGGVSSGQIVGNNSGSLTITATLAQINATLAAVGGLTYTPTAQYFGSDSLALAINDQGHTGTGGAKTASTSISLTVEEVVPILAGIEGSTLVHSGSGPVPVTSTLTVSEANNTLITGATVQISAGYASGVDQLLFTNTGSIVGSWDSSTGTLTLSGSDTQANYQAALRSIQFQHAGTDTSARTVSFSITDGLKTSNIVSRDVDAVPRVLSITPVADPITGSTATYNVVFSEPVTGVDPSSFTLSGDGVTGGTIGVTGSGASYTVTVTGLLGSGTLGLNLTGTASVLDAGGNAIASSYTGTRLTKFDVGQGVQLTGSALSVVGTAGSDVITVAEDATTLTVTINGIVYSYSAALVSAITISSGAGNDQTTVYSLQSGTQFTSYSGSGTCVVDCSAVSVPVTLNAGTGNATLIGGSGDDRLIGGSGNDTIYGNGGNDTIFGKQGTNYLDGGDGNDTYILSQRSGSTTDVDTLRDSSGSDRINFDFTNDLSFSLSAAAGPQVADASTGYKIDASGNTFETLVLGSGNNVVTGNSTLGTTIFAGAGNNTLTGGAGDDRLYGSSGNDNLYGNGGNDTISGGLGTNYMDGGDGNDTLILTQRSGTTTDVDTLRDSSGSDRLSFEFTNGLSFSLSAAAGPQVADASTGYRIDASGNTFETVILGSGNNVVTGNSTLGTIIYAGTGNNTLTGGAGDDRLIGSSGNDTLYGNGGNDVLSGGTGTNYLDGGDGNDTFNLTQRTGSTTDVDTLRDSSGSDTLQFSTFTQNLAFSLSAAAGPQVAVASTGYKIDASGNTFETVVLGSGTNVVTGNSTLGTTLFAGSGSNTLIGGAGDDRLYGSSGNDHLYGNGGNDTISGGLGTNYLDGGDGNDTLVLTQRSGTTTNVDTLRDSSGSDRVTFDFTHDLAFSLSAAAGPQVADASTGYRIDVSGNTFETLVLGSGNNVVTGNSTLGTIIYAGTGNNTLIGGAGDDRLIGSSGNDTLYGNGGNDTIFGGLGTNYLDGGDGNDTFVLTQRTGSTSDVDTLRDSSGADALQFTSFTHDMAFSLSAAAGPQVADASTGYRIDVAGNTFETVSLGSGNNIVTGNSTLASRIFGGSGSNILIGGSGADLLVGGSGRDILIGGGGADQLTGNDGDDILIEGSTSLSGNQAALIAIRNEWTSANDYATRVGHLRGTLAGGLNTTAGGASGNYFLDNTTVSLDAVKNTLTGSAGNDWFWANALSTKDQTGGELNG, encoded by the coding sequence ATGGTTTTTTCGTGGTTGCAGAACCTAAAGCGGGGATTGATCAAGGGTTCGGTTCGGAATCGCTCATCGCAATTCCGCCGAGGGGTCCGGATTGTCGGACAAAACTCGGCTCCTGCGACCATCGAGATGCTTGAACGTCGATTGATGCTGACGAACGCAACGCCAGTCATTGCGATTACGACAGCCATTTTTTCTGTAAATCAGGGCTCGTCCGCTGACTTTGGTGGAATCGCGTTTTCCGATGATTCCGGTGGCAATAACGAGCAGGTCACGCTGAGCGTTGCACACGGCACGCTGTTGATCGACACGACGGTTTCGGGTGGTATCACCGGTGCGCAAATCACCGGAAACGGTACCAGTACCGTCACAATCACAGCGCCATTGGCGGCGATCAACAACACCACTCAGCCGTACCCGTTTGGGCATATCAAATATACGCCGAATATCAATTTCTCGAGCAGCGAAACGCTGACCGTCACAATCAATGATTTAGGGAACACCGGCGGGAATCAACTGACAGCGACCAAGACGAAGAACATTGGCGTGGTGCCCGTGACGCAACCACCGGTCGGCACGTCCAACACGGTGGCCTCGCTTGAAAACTCGTCTTACACATTCACCGCGGCCGATTTTGGTTATACCGATCCAAACAACTCACCCGCATACAATTTTACCAACGTCAAGATTACGACCCTGACCAACGGATCGGGGACGTTGACGAAGAATAATGTGGCGGTCCACGCCGGTGATTTTATTTCGGTCGCGGATATCACCGCCGGTAAGCTGGTCTATACGCCAAACGCTTTTGGATATGGTGCTAACTATGCCAGTTTCACCTTCCAGGTGCAGAGTGATGGGAATACGAATTTCGGGGCATCCAACCTCGATACGACTCCCCGGCTCATGACCATCAATGTCACCCAGGTCAATCAGGCTCCGACGATCACTGCTCCGTCCACAGCCTCGACGAATAGCAATGTTCCGCTTGTCGTGAGTGGTATTACCTTTACGGACATCGATTCGGGCGGCCTGGATGAAACGTACACTTTTAGTGTTGCGCATGGAATCCTCGGGCTGAACACCAGCGTGTTGGGCGGCATTACCGCAGGCCAGGTCACCAATAACAATTCCGGTTCATTGACCGTTACGGCGACGTTGGCGCAGATCAATGCGACATTGGCCGATGCCGCCGGGCTGGTCTACACGCCGACTTCACAGTATTTCGGGCCTGATACTCTGTCGCTGGGCATTAACGATGGCGGTCACACGGGCGTCGGCGGCGTGAAGACGGCGACCGCGTCGGTAGCGCTCACTGTGGTTCAAGTCAATCAAGCTCCGTCGATCACGGCACCTTCCAGCGGTTCGCTTTTTGAAAACGACTCCCTGATTGTTACGGGGATTCAGTTTGCGGATTCGGATTCAAATGGGCTCGATGAGGTTTACACGCTGAGTGTGGCTCACGGAACATTGTCGCTGCTGACGGGAGTCAGCGGCGGGGTGAGCAGTGGTCAGATTGTTGGAAATAATTCAGGCTCACTTACCATTACGGCGACATTGGCGCAGATTAATGCGACGCTTGCGGCTGTCGGAGGGCTGACATACACGCCGACAGCTCAGTACTTCGGTAGCGACTCACTCGCACTTGCCATCAATGACCAGGGGCATACCGGTACCGGTGGGGCGAAGACTGCCAGTACGTCGATCTCGCTGACCGTGGAAGAAGTGGTTCCAATTCTTGCCGGAATCGAGGGATCAACCTTGGTTCATTCCGGAAGCGGACCTGTCCCGGTCACGTCGACGCTGACAGTTTCAGAGGCCAATAACACGTTGATTACTGGGGCGACGGTCCAGATTTCGGCGGGATACGCCAGCGGCGTCGATCAGCTTCTGTTTACAAACACCGGAAGCATTGTTGGAAGTTGGGACTCGTCGACGGGGACCTTGACCCTATCGGGAAGTGATACCCAGGCGAATTACCAGGCGGCCCTGCGATCAATTCAGTTCCAGCATGCCGGGACAGACACGAGCGCTCGAACGGTTTCGTTCAGCATCACGGATGGTCTGAAGACAAGTAACATTGTTTCTCGCGACGTCGACGCCGTACCACGAGTCTTGTCGATTACGCCTGTCGCAGATCCGATTACCGGTTCCACCGCGACGTACAATGTTGTCTTCAGCGAGCCCGTTACAGGCGTCGATCCAAGCAGTTTCACGCTGTCGGGCGATGGAGTGACCGGCGGTACAATTGGGGTGACCGGTTCCGGTGCGTCTTACACGGTTACTGTGACCGGACTTCTGGGTAGTGGCACACTAGGGCTCAATCTGACTGGCACTGCGTCCGTTCTGGATGCTGGCGGCAATGCCATTGCATCGTCCTACACGGGAACCCGTCTCACAAAGTTTGACGTCGGGCAAGGCGTTCAGTTGACGGGGTCAGCCCTCTCTGTGGTCGGGACTGCAGGAAGCGATGTGATCACGGTCGCGGAAGATGCAACCACGTTGACGGTCACCATCAACGGTATCGTTTACTCGTACAGTGCAGCACTTGTTAGTGCGATTACGATTTCGTCTGGAGCGGGAAACGATCAGACCACGGTTTACAGTCTGCAATCCGGAACGCAATTCACCTCGTACAGCGGAAGCGGGACCTGTGTTGTCGATTGCTCTGCGGTCAGTGTTCCCGTGACGCTTAATGCGGGGACTGGCAATGCCACGTTGATCGGTGGATCAGGCGATGACCGACTGATTGGTGGTTCAGGGAACGACACGATCTATGGCAACGGTGGCAACGACACGATCTTTGGCAAGCAAGGTACGAACTACTTGGATGGCGGTGATGGAAACGATACGTACATCTTGTCACAGCGATCGGGCAGTACAACGGATGTTGATACACTCCGAGATTCCAGCGGCTCGGACAGAATCAATTTTGATTTCACAAACGATTTGTCATTCAGCCTGTCAGCAGCCGCGGGACCGCAAGTTGCCGATGCGAGCACGGGTTACAAGATTGACGCATCGGGCAATACATTTGAAACGCTCGTGCTGGGGTCTGGCAACAACGTCGTGACAGGCAATTCGACGCTCGGAACAACCATTTTTGCAGGGGCGGGCAACAACACGTTGACGGGTGGAGCAGGCGACGACCGGCTGTATGGTAGTTCGGGGAACGACAACCTATATGGCAACGGTGGCAACGACACGATTTCCGGTGGCCTGGGCACGAACTACATGGATGGTGGTGACGGTAATGATACACTCATCCTGACACAGCGATCGGGTACCACAACAGATGTCGATACGCTCCGAGATTCCAGTGGCTCGGACAGATTGTCGTTTGAATTCACGAACGGCTTGTCGTTCAGCCTGTCAGCAGCCGCGGGGCCGCAAGTTGCCGATGCGAGCACGGGCTACCGGATTGATGCATCAGGCAACACGTTTGAAACGGTGATCTTGGGTTCTGGAAACAACGTTGTCACGGGCAATTCAACGCTTGGGACAATCATCTACGCAGGGACCGGCAATAACACGTTGACCGGTGGTGCGGGTGATGATCGGTTGATTGGCAGCTCAGGGAACGACACCCTGTATGGCAACGGTGGCAACGATGTGCTTTCCGGTGGGACCGGCACGAACTACCTGGACGGTGGCGACGGGAACGATACGTTCAATCTGACGCAGCGAACGGGCAGCACGACGGATGTCGATACGCTGAGAGACTCGAGCGGTTCGGACACCTTGCAGTTCTCTACGTTTACGCAAAATCTGGCGTTCAGCTTGTCGGCAGCTGCAGGCCCACAAGTTGCCGTTGCGAGCACGGGTTATAAGATTGACGCGTCGGGCAACACATTTGAAACGGTCGTCCTTGGGTCAGGGACCAATGTGGTCACGGGCAACTCAACGCTTGGGACCACGCTTTTCGCGGGATCTGGCAGTAACACGTTGATCGGTGGAGCAGGCGACGACCGGCTGTATGGTAGTTCAGGGAATGATCACCTGTATGGCAACGGTGGCAACGACACGATTTCCGGTGGTCTGGGCACGAACTACCTGGATGGTGGTGATGGTAACGATACGCTCGTCCTTACACAGAGGTCGGGTACTACAACAAATGTTGATACGCTCCGAGATTCCAGCGGCTCGGACAGAGTCACTTTTGATTTCACGCACGATCTCGCGTTTAGTCTGTCGGCGGCAGCGGGACCGCAGGTGGCCGATGCGAGCACGGGGTATCGGATTGACGTGTCTGGTAACACATTCGAAACGTTGGTCTTGGGTTCTGGAAACAACGTTGTTACGGGCAATTCAACGCTTGGGACAATCATCTACGCGGGGACGGGCAATAACACGCTGATCGGTGGTGCTGGTGATGATCGGCTGATTGGCAGTTCTGGGAACGACACCCTGTATGGCAACGGTGGCAACGACACGATCTTTGGCGGACTGGGGACGAATTATTTGGATGGCGGTGACGGTAACGATACGTTCGTGCTGACACAGCGGACGGGCAGTACTTCAGACGTCGATACGCTCAGAGATTCCAGTGGTGCGGACGCCTTGCAGTTTACGTCGTTTACGCATGATATGGCATTCAGTTTGTCGGCGGCTGCGGGGCCGCAAGTTGCCGATGCGAGTACGGGTTATCGGATTGACGTGGCTGGCAACACGTTTGAAACGGTCTCCCTGGGATCAGGCAACAACATCGTCACGGGCAATTCAACGCTCGCCTCAAGAATTTTTGGCGGGTCGGGTAGCAACATCTTGATCGGTGGTTCAGGTGCGGATCTGCTCGTCGGTGGTTCGGGCCGAGATATTCTCATCGGCGGTGGTGGGGCGGATCAACTGACCGGCAATGACGGTGACGACATCTTGATTGAGGGAAGCACCAGTCTTTCCGGGAATCAGGCGGCACTCATCGCCATTCGCAATGAATGGACGTCGGCGAATGACTACGCAACTCGAGTGGGCCATCTTCGTGGGACTTTGGCGGGAGGGCTCAACACGACCGCAGGAGGGGCGAGCGGTAACTACTTCCTGGACAACACGACTGTCTCGCTCGATGCTGTGAAGAATACACTTACGGGATCGGCGGGCAACGATTGGTTCTGGGCCAATGCCCTCAGCACGAAAGATCAGACCGGCGGCGAGCTGAACGGTTAA
- a CDS encoding sigma-54 interaction domain-containing protein produces the protein MTKPMIVVLSHDQLMAAELPGLFQGRAEIRACNSLDDLLGLSQEHQPAALVADFRRASNGGHQETRILESIHERHPQMRLAMVTPIACPETLERCAAITEITHLRGHLDRATLLTAFRGLFTDRDTSPPAVTSPSAPSTVVEYVDDEPLGVLTGISRRYETNSPHLKQMLFDLEVAARHDVTILLIGETGAGKTYLSRLIHEVSLRRHEPFLPVACGALPNDLIESELFGHAKGAFTSAHQDKEGKFLAARRGSILLDEIDVLGLEQQVKLLRVIETGEFEPVGSNHTQHCQARLIVASNLDLQPLVEQARFRPDLYYRLNMLKFVIPPLRHRKMDIIPLAKKFVRQFSMKHGVRIDEIDPGVFSSLLEYPWPGNVRELEHVVQRAVIYCRDGRLLASHLPQHILSGHAGPTNDPTVVLSHFEKTVPSPQQQPAQVDRTLGNQIAVNEKEIIEQTLFKNNFSRTKSARELGISRVTLYNKMKKYDLQD, from the coding sequence ATGACAAAACCAATGATTGTCGTGTTAAGCCACGACCAGCTCATGGCCGCTGAACTTCCCGGACTTTTTCAGGGGCGTGCGGAGATTCGTGCCTGCAACTCGCTCGATGACCTTCTCGGGCTTTCCCAAGAACACCAACCCGCCGCGCTCGTCGCCGACTTCCGCCGTGCATCGAACGGAGGTCATCAGGAAACACGCATTTTGGAATCGATCCACGAACGCCATCCTCAGATGCGACTGGCGATGGTCACTCCAATTGCCTGTCCCGAAACCCTGGAACGCTGTGCGGCGATAACCGAAATCACGCACTTGCGAGGGCACCTCGATCGCGCAACACTCTTGACCGCGTTCCGCGGCCTGTTCACTGATCGAGACACCTCGCCCCCAGCCGTCACGTCGCCAAGCGCCCCCTCAACGGTGGTCGAATATGTCGACGACGAACCACTGGGTGTCCTCACGGGCATCAGCCGACGCTACGAAACCAATTCACCTCACTTGAAACAGATGCTGTTTGACCTGGAGGTCGCTGCCCGACACGACGTGACCATTTTGCTGATCGGCGAAACCGGAGCAGGCAAGACATACCTGTCGCGCCTGATCCACGAAGTCTCGCTGCGCCGCCATGAACCGTTTCTGCCAGTGGCCTGCGGCGCTCTGCCGAACGATTTGATCGAAAGCGAACTATTCGGGCACGCGAAAGGAGCATTCACCAGCGCCCATCAGGACAAAGAGGGCAAGTTCCTCGCCGCCCGCCGCGGATCGATTCTGCTGGACGAAATTGACGTCCTGGGACTCGAACAACAAGTGAAATTGCTGCGAGTCATCGAGACCGGTGAATTCGAGCCCGTTGGCTCCAACCACACGCAGCATTGCCAGGCACGACTGATTGTCGCCAGCAATCTCGACCTGCAACCGTTAGTCGAACAGGCCCGCTTCCGGCCAGACCTGTACTACCGACTCAACATGTTAAAATTCGTCATTCCGCCTCTGCGGCACCGGAAGATGGATATTATTCCACTGGCGAAGAAGTTCGTACGACAGTTCTCGATGAAGCACGGTGTCCGCATTGACGAAATCGACCCCGGAGTCTTCAGCTCGCTCCTCGAATATCCATGGCCCGGAAATGTCCGTGAACTCGAACATGTCGTACAACGCGCGGTGATCTACTGTCGCGATGGAAGACTTCTCGCTTCGCATTTACCGCAGCATATCCTGTCCGGTCACGCCGGTCCGACGAATGATCCAACCGTGGTCCTGTCACACTTCGAAAAAACAGTACCATCGCCGCAGCAGCAACCAGCACAGGTCGATCGCACGCTCGGCAACCAGATCGCAGTCAACGAAAAGGAAATCATCGAACAAACACTCTTCAAGAACAATTTCAGCCGAACCAAGTCCGCACGAGAACTCGGAATCAGCCGCGTCACGCTCTACAACAAGATGAAAAAATACGACTTGCAAGACTGA
- a CDS encoding DUF1559 domain-containing protein, which translates to MKKFNAPFRGPSAFTVKARLLLGFTLIELLVSIAVIAVLIALLLPAVQAARESARRTQCLNNLRQMGLAFHNYHDTNLQLPPVYIAVHFARVPHPIGVAGSYDDINVHTYGEYLLPYIDQGPLYQRIDFTSPYFSPIDLTPIGLPSYAADNKSVVAVPLSVFQCPSTPRTMTSFEWTWNEMGIPIPCRHGASDYGPSNGVQRMRQLTVLSQQPSTKVLDGVLSNNIPSIRLGDVTDGASSTALMWEIAGRPQVWKRGKLQTGAQTGGGGWSDILNAESWFAGSGPEGCAINCSNEAETGAYSFHPGGINLLLCDGSARFMSENTSLGIFVNLVTYNSGTVVGEY; encoded by the coding sequence ATGAAAAAATTCAACGCACCGTTTCGTGGGCCGTCAGCGTTTACGGTCAAGGCACGTTTGCTGCTTGGCTTCACGCTGATTGAGTTGCTGGTGAGCATTGCGGTGATTGCGGTTCTGATTGCGTTGCTCCTTCCCGCGGTTCAGGCGGCGCGCGAGTCTGCCAGGCGAACGCAGTGTTTGAATAACTTGCGTCAGATGGGATTGGCGTTCCACAACTATCACGATACGAACCTGCAGTTGCCTCCCGTGTATATCGCTGTTCATTTCGCCAGAGTTCCTCATCCAATTGGCGTTGCGGGAAGCTACGATGACATTAACGTGCATACGTACGGGGAATATCTGCTTCCCTACATCGATCAGGGGCCGCTGTATCAGCGAATCGATTTCACGTCACCCTACTTCTCGCCGATCGATCTGACGCCGATCGGGTTGCCCAGTTATGCCGCCGACAATAAAAGCGTTGTCGCGGTGCCCTTGTCAGTATTTCAGTGTCCATCCACGCCGCGCACGATGACGTCATTTGAATGGACGTGGAATGAGATGGGGATACCGATTCCATGCCGACATGGTGCATCAGACTATGGTCCGAGCAACGGCGTTCAGCGCATGAGGCAATTGACGGTTCTTTCGCAGCAGCCGTCGACGAAGGTTCTTGATGGGGTGCTCTCAAACAATATCCCTTCGATTCGGCTTGGCGATGTGACCGATGGGGCATCCTCAACCGCACTGATGTGGGAGATTGCGGGTCGGCCCCAGGTCTGGAAGCGAGGAAAGTTGCAAACGGGCGCGCAAACGGGCGGGGGAGGGTGGTCTGACATTTTGAATGCAGAGAGTTGGTTTGCCGGATCAGGGCCCGAGGGATGTGCGATTAACTGCTCAAATGAAGCGGAGACAGGCGCCTACAGCTTTCATCCTGGGGGAATCAACCTCTTGCTTTGCGACGGATCGGCTCGATTCATGAGTGAGAATACCTCCCTGGGAATCTTCGTGAATCTGGTTACCTACAACAGCGGTACAGTCGTCGGGGAATATTGA
- a CDS encoding polysaccharide deacetylase family protein yields MKWLLHRRWLIIGALVLGWGGSQYIWSAFVAANAQYLIVTADDAGLCPAVNDATIKALEFGLVSSATIMVVCPGFDEFAEYAVAHPEHDYGVHLVLTSENPDFRWGPILGAAVPSLVRMDGSFWRRSQEVAQHAVAEEVGRELEAQVRRALDRGIRVSHLDHHMWVMLQRPDLLDVFVKLGLEFQIPLRIHRDFVAEECGAALQKAEEYKRLIQPLVDRGDRLVDFIESNNYNVSPKNKERYYVNALRKLPTGVSEFVIHCAVNHPGGFLPSALDRREADFRVFTSEGMRNEIKRLDVQIISWKELAELRKKGKI; encoded by the coding sequence GTGAAGTGGTTACTTCATCGTCGGTGGTTGATCATCGGGGCTCTCGTCCTGGGTTGGGGGGGATCGCAGTACATCTGGAGTGCCTTCGTAGCGGCAAATGCCCAGTATTTGATTGTGACGGCGGACGACGCTGGCTTATGCCCTGCCGTGAATGACGCGACGATCAAAGCACTTGAGTTTGGCTTGGTTTCCTCGGCGACCATCATGGTGGTTTGCCCTGGGTTCGATGAGTTTGCCGAGTATGCCGTCGCGCATCCCGAGCATGACTATGGCGTGCATCTTGTTCTGACTTCAGAGAATCCGGATTTCCGGTGGGGACCGATTCTCGGTGCGGCGGTGCCGAGTCTGGTTCGCATGGACGGTTCGTTCTGGCGGAGATCACAAGAGGTCGCCCAACATGCCGTTGCCGAAGAGGTCGGGCGTGAACTGGAGGCGCAGGTTCGTCGGGCGCTGGATCGAGGGATTCGTGTTTCGCATTTAGATCATCACATGTGGGTGATGCTTCAAAGGCCAGACCTGTTGGACGTGTTTGTGAAGCTTGGGCTGGAGTTTCAGATTCCACTTCGGATTCATCGCGATTTTGTCGCCGAAGAATGCGGTGCGGCTCTTCAAAAAGCAGAGGAATATAAGCGGCTGATCCAACCACTTGTCGATCGCGGTGATCGATTGGTCGACTTCATTGAATCGAATAACTACAACGTCTCGCCAAAAAACAAAGAGCGGTATTACGTCAATGCATTGCGAAAGCTCCCGACAGGCGTGTCCGAGTTTGTGATCCATTGTGCCGTGAACCATCCAGGGGGATTTCTACCGAGCGCGCTGGATCGCCGCGAAGCGGATTTCCGCGTGTTTACGTCAGAGGGAATGCGCAACGAGATCAAGCGGTTGGATGTGCAAATCATCAGTTGGAAAGAGCTTGCTGAGTTGAGGAAGAAGGGAAAGATCTGA
- a CDS encoding methionine adenosyltransferase has protein sequence MPQAWKTSGWGHSNETAVGKNLVSHVGKVYFLLTHRIANEVVQRFEGVAEVYISLCRQNGQHQSADNLRLAVDSTEVHWDGRCGASGECDHRTGVGRNPRVQPSLGQGEFSVW, from the coding sequence ATACCTCAAGCATGGAAAACGAGTGGGTGGGGGCATAGCAACGAGACAGCGGTGGGAAAGAACCTGGTCAGTCACGTGGGCAAGGTTTACTTCTTGCTCACCCATCGTATCGCCAACGAAGTGGTTCAGCGCTTCGAAGGAGTTGCTGAGGTCTATATTTCGTTGTGCAGACAAAACGGACAGCATCAATCAGCCGACAATCTCCGCCTCGCAGTTGATTCTACAGAAGTGCATTGGGATGGCAGGTGTGGAGCCAGCGGTGAATGCGATCATCGAACAGGAGTTGGCAGGAATCCACGAGTTCAGCCGTCGCTTGGCCAAGGCGAGTTCTCGGTGTGGTAG
- a CDS encoding CPXCG motif-containing cysteine-rich protein — MDEGYCTCDSCGEVIAFPIDPTADRDQRQIVECDSCDARIEVHIQIEESGDIEVKVNRR; from the coding sequence ATGGACGAAGGCTATTGCACCTGTGATTCGTGCGGCGAGGTTATCGCCTTTCCGATCGATCCAACTGCCGATCGTGACCAACGACAGATTGTCGAATGTGATTCTTGTGATGCGAGAATCGAAGTCCACATCCAGATCGAGGAATCTGGTGACATTGAGGTCAAAGTCAACCGCAGGTGA